CTTTCGCGCTGCTGGCACGATTCCTGCCCTTAGCATCCTCAAGTTTGTCTCGATGATGGAGGAAAAGTCATGGGTATTTTTAGCCGCTTGAGTGACATCGTAAATTCAAACCTTAACGCGATGCTCGATAAAGCCGAGGACCCGGAAAAGCTCGTCAGACTGATGATCCAGGAAATGGAAGACACCCTGGTCGAGCTGAAAGCCTCATGTGCCGGAGTCATGGCCGCCAAGAAAAAAGCTCAGCGCGAATGGGAAGAGACCCAGGCCCGCGCCCAGCAGTGGGGCGACAAAGCCCAACTGGCGGTCAACAAAGCCCGTGAGGACCTTGCCCGCGAAGCGCTGCTAGAGAAACGCCGCTATCGCGAGCGTGCCGACGCCCTGGAGCAAGAGCTGTTGCAATGCGATGCGATGGTGGAACAATACCAAGCCGATATGACGCAGTTGGAAGATAAGCTGAGCAGCGCGCGGGAAAAGCAGCGGCTTCTGGTGCAGCGCCATCTGCAAGCGCAGCGACGCAAACGTGCGCAACAAGGCATCCGGCGCTTTGACAACAGCGACGCGCTGATTCGCTTCGAGCAATTCGAACACCGCATCGAACGCATGGAGGCCGAAGCCGACCTCGTGAACTTTGGACGCAAGCCGCCACTAGAGGAAGAATTTGCCCGTCTCGAGGGAGACGAGGAACTCGAAAAAGAATTGCAAGCCTTAAAGACCGCGAGCGCGAAGAAGAACGATGCTACTCCTAGCGCCTCGTAACTACGAACGATCGACACGAAGGACAGCAGGAAGGATAGAAAAATGAATCCAGGGAACCTCGCCGTGCTGTTGATTTTCGGGCCGGTGCTGATCGCCGTTATCGGCACGTTCGTACTCCTATGGAAATGGGTGTCTACCAAACAAGGCAACCAACTCCAAGCGGACGAAGCCAAAACGATGCAAGAACTCTATCAAGGTCTCTCGCGCATGGAGGAGCGTATCGAAGCCTTAGAAGCGATCCTCTTCGAGCGGCAGAGAAAGGAAGAACGCAAATGACACGAGTGTTTCACCAACGACGGGGCAGCCTCTATCGTTCACGCACAGGCGCGATCTTGGGAGTGTGCAAAGGTATTGCCCGCTATTTCGATCTGCCCGTTGCCGGCACCCGCTTCTTCACCTGCATTCTGCTGGTGTTCTCTGGGTTTTGGCCGGTGCTTATCCTCTACTTCTTGGCCGCGCTGCTCATGAAGCCCGAGCCCATGGTGCCGCTGGAGACCGAGGAAGAGCAAGAGTTTTATCATTCCTATGCGAGTTCGCGCCCGATGGCGTTACATCGCTTGCGACGGACGTACGACAACCTCGACCGCCGCCTGCAACGGATGGAAGGCGTCGTCACCTCGCGCGAATACGACTGGGAGCGGCGGCTGCATCGGTAGCCCGTCCCCCGCTCGGCGCAGGTTCACTCCTTCATAGCAGGGCACCATCAAAGCCACAGTTGACGAAGCCGCGGGAATAGGAGAAACACGGAGAAGACCACACGCCAAAGGAGGAGCCGGGAGATGACAACGACTGGAGCATTTGTCGAGGAGCTGCGCTCTTACATGCGGGAGCAAGAGAAGGCCCCGCTTTACGGGAAAAGCTTTTTTGAGGGAGTCCTAGCCGGAACGATGGACCGCACCGCCCTCAAAAAATGGGCGATTCAGCACCACTATCGTACTGGGCAACATATTCGCGCCTTCGGCGGTATCTTCCTGAACACCGGGCTCAGTCCGTTGGATCAGAAAATCCGCCGCCATATCGTCGAGAATCTCATTGACGAAGAAACGGTCATGGGCCGTGGGGACGATGCCCACTGGTTGCTCTCGCGCCGTTTGGCGGAAGCTTTCGGTGCCACGCCAGAAGAACTGGCCCACCCGCGCGTCGCGCCAGCCGCCGTGGACTATGTCGATTGGGTGATCGAACTAGGACGACGAGAATATGGCTTGGTGACGCTGGCCGCCATGTCGATCGGTGGAGAAAGTCGCCGCGAGGATTCTCTCGAACGCACGGTCAAAGCCCTCTCGGAAAAATATGGGTTGAGCCGCGAGGCGCTCGAATTCTTCTACGCGCATATGGGCGAGGCCGAGGCGCATGGCGACCCGGTCTATCGGCTGGTCCAGGAATACGCGACGACCCCCGAGCGCCAAGAAAAGATCCGCGCCGCACTCAAAACCTGGTGCGAAAAATTCCGCGCCGCCCAAGAAGGCATCTTCAAAGTGGCCATGGGAGTAGAAGACGGCATCGCAGCCGCCTTGTGAGGCTCGCAGCCGCAAGCGGAAGCCATAGCTTGCGGCTGGTCACCCGCCCCATGCGCCATCCATGACACAATCGCCTCCGACTTCTCACCGTCCTGCCCGCCGTCGTTTCCAACGCTGGTTGCTCCAGGGCTATCACAAACGCACGGCGGGACCGCATGCTCGCGAGCACGAACATCACCAGCATCCTTGGTGGCGTGTCATGTGCCTCACGGGCGTCGATTATTTTTCCACACTGGGCTATCAACCCGGCATCGCGTTTCTCGCCGCCGGCGCGCTCTCCCCCCTAGCCACCATCGTCCTCGTCCTGCTGACGCTGTTCGGTGCTTTGCCGGTATATAGTCGCGTGGCGGCGGCCAGCCCGCATGGCGAAGGTTCCATCTCCATGTTGGCCAGTCGGCTTTCAAGCTGGCGTGGCAAGCTGTTCGTACTGTGTCTGTTGGGTTTTGCTGCCACGGATTTTATTATCACCATCACGCTTTCGGCAGCCGACGCGACGGCCCATATTATCGAGAATCCGTTTTTTCCCGACTTTCTTCACTACCCGGTGCTTCTGACCCTCTTGCTCGTCGCAATCCTCGGAGCGGTGTTTCTGAAAGGCTTTTCCGAAGCCATTGGCGTAGCAGTGTTTCTGGTTATCGCGTACCTCACGCTCAACTGCATCGTCGTTGGTTGCGGCATTATCGAACTGCTCCATCACCCGGAAGCCTTTCCCCAATGGCGCGAAGTGTTATTCGCCAGCCATAGCAGCCCAGGCATGATGGTGGCCATGGCGCTGCTCTTGTTTCCCAAACTGGCGCTGGGTTTGTCCGGATTTGAAACTGGAGTAGCCGTCATGCCCCTCGTGCAGGGCGGAGGAGAACATCTGAGCGAACGCATCCACAACACCAAGAAGCTGCTCGTGGCAGCAGCCCTCGTCATGAGTGTACTTTTGATCAGTAGCAGCTTCGTCACCACCTTGCTCATCCCCGCCGCAGAATTTGTCAAAGGTGGAAAAGCCAACGGACGCGCCCTCGCCTATTTGGCCCATCAGTATCTGGGAGAAGGGTTTGGCACCGCTTACGATGTCAGCACGATCGCGATCTTGTGGTTTGCCGGGGCCTCGGCCATGGCGGGCCTGTTGAACATTGTCCCACGCTATTTACCGCGCTACGGCATGGCACCAGAATGGGCCAGAGCCAGTCGTCCGCTCGTGCTGGTATTCACGGCGGTGGCCTTTGCGGTCACAATCATTTTTCGAGCGGATGTCGATGCCCAAGGCGGCGCTTATGCCACTGGCGTGTTGATGTTGATGTGTTCCGCTGCCATCGCCGTCACGCTTGCCATGTGGGGAACCAGCTGGAAACAGTGGCTTTTTGCCTTGATCTCCGGCGTCTTCGTTTACACTACCATCACGAACGTGATCGAGCGCCCGGAGGGCGTGAAAATCGCCTCCTTCTTTATTCTTGCCACGGTGGTGGTATCGTTCGTTTCACGTATCCTCCGTGCCACGGAACTCCGCATCGAAGGGGTCGAACTGGATGCCAAAGCACAGCAGTTCGTCGCCGAAGCGCGGAGAAACAACATGATCCGCGTCATCGCCAATCATCCAGATAAACGTGACGCCTTGGAGTACCGCCTCAAGGAAAGAGAAGAACGCAAGGATAACTTGATCCCGACCGGCGAGCCGGTGCTCTTTTTCGAGGTCTATGTCGAAGATGCCTCGGAGTTTTCCGACGTGCTCAAAGTGCACGGCGTCGAGGTCAGCGGCTACCGTGTGCTACGCGCGAACAGTACCGCAGTACCGAACGCCATCGCCGGCTTTCTCCTGCATCTGCGCGATACCACCGGCAAGATTCCTCACATCTACTTCGACTGGACGGAAGGCAATCCCGTCACCTATTTGCTCAAATATATCGTGTTTGGCGAAGGCTATACTGCGCCGGTCACACGCGAGATTCTCCGCCGGGCCGAACCCAATCCGCAACAGCGACCGACCGTGCATGTCAGCGAATAATCCAGAGGGCAAACACGAAGGCAGTGCATTCATGCCGCGCGATAACCACCGCCACAGTCATATCGACCGCCCTGCGCACGACGAAGCCCTCCCCGATGCGCAATTCGAGGAGGCGCTGCAGCAGAGCGGACACCAAGCCTTCGGTTCATGGCGGTACATCGCCCACGAAAAAGAAATTCCCAACCCCGGCGACTTTCTCTCGCGCACGCTCGCGCACCAGCCGATTATCATCGTGCGTGGCGAAGACGGTCAGGTCCGCGTGCTCTTGAACATCTGCCAACATCGGCATGTTCGCGTATGTCGGCAAGAGCGGGGCAACGCTACAAAGTTTATCTGTGCCGACCACGGCTGGGTGTACAACACCAAAGGCAATCTCATAGGGTTGAGCGGACCGGACGGTCACGCCCGGCGATTTAGCGAACGTCGTGGCCTCACACCGGTGCCAAGAATGGAGATTTACCAAGGCGCGATCTTTGCTAGCCTGAGCCCGGATGGCGAGAGTCTGGCCGCTGCGCTGGGGCAATTGCGAGGGAAAGAGGCATAAAGAACGGTTTCGTCCTGCTTATGTTATCTTGCCTCAATGTCGCGCGGCAAGATATGCTGCCAAACACGAAACGAGAGACTGGATAGTTAGGCAATCACTCAGGAGGTAAGAACAAGAGTTATGGCAAATGTCTACACCGTTCACGAAGATGGGAGCACAGAAGCTATGACTCGCATCCACTGTAAGGATGAAGAGCGAGAGCTTCAACTCATTCTTGAGAAAAATCCCGACTTGTTACCTGGAGATCAAATTAACCCCAAAGAGACAAGACGCTGGCTGCTGATCAAGCGTGAAATGCCCGTCCCCGACCCCCATACAGGTTCTGACCGCTGGAGCATTGACTTCTTTTTCGTCGACCAAGATGCGACCCCAACCTTCGTTGAGTGTAAGCGATTTGCCGACACCCGCTCACGTCGTGAGGTGATCGGTCAGATGCTCGAGTACGCTGCGAACGGTCACTATTACTGGACAAAGGAGATAATTCGTAATTTTGCTGAAGAGGCAGCGAAACAAAAGGACCTCACCCTTGAGGACGCCCTTCGCTCTCTGCGCTTGACGAATGATGAACCGGTAGATGTCTTTTTCGAGTGTGTCCAACAAAATCTTAGGGAAGGAAAGCTCAGACTTGTATTCTTCCTCGAAGAATCACCGACAGAACTTCGCAGCATTGTTGATTTTCTCAATAAACAAATGGAACGGTCAGAGGTCTTATTGGTGGAGGCTCGTCAATATTCGCTCAACGGAACAAGAGTCGTCGTCCCGACACTGTTTGGCTACACTGAGGAAGCGCGGCAAGCCAAAAGGACCATCACAGCCGCCACAGCGGCATCTCGAAAGAAGTGGGACAAAGGATCGTTCTTCGCTGACGCATGTGTGAAACTTACTGACGCGGAGACGAAAGCGCTAGAGACACTCTACGAACAGTGTCTTTCACTTGGCTGTGACATTAGTTGGGGAAGCGGTGTTATCAGCGGTTCCTTCAACGTAAAGGAATTGTCAATTTGTCCACGATCACTCCTCACGGTCTCATCGAATGGTGAGCTGTGGCTTAATTTTCCTTGGCTCAATGGAAGTGAAATCGCCGACCGTGCTAGAGAGAGGCTGAAGGAGTTGGCGGGTCAGCAGGTAGGGCTACAAATCCCTTCTAATTATGCCCATAAATGGCCTCTATATCCCGTATCAGAGTGGGGGAATAAGGTCGGCCTTCTAGTCGAGGCATTGAGACAGCTTATTTTTGAGTCTCGGGAAAAGGCTGTCTAAACAAACCCACTACACCGTCTTGCCGCTCGCTTGCGGTTTGGGATGAACCCGAAAGGTCTTGGTTAGGGCGGCAAACGGCGACTAGGACCGTTCGCCGGCGGGAGGCGCTCTCCCTCGATCTGAGGCGTAGTCTGCGTATAATCCTCTTAACAGACATCCATCGAACTTCCGCGAGGTCTTTTATGAAAAGCTTGATCGAAGGACTGCCGCCTGAGATCGCCACACGGATTCACCCAGACTGGCAGAAGAACGAAGCTGACTACTGGGCGCAGCGTGACACGTTGCTCTCTCGCTATCGTGATCAATGGATCGGTTTTGCTAATGGTCATGTCACTGTGTCCGGCACGAGTCCAGTGGAAGTTTTCCATAGTGCCCAAGCCTCGGGACAACATCCGTTCGTCACTTGTGTCGGCCATGAGCACGAACCGAACCGTATGCGCCGGGTGTCGTTTGCCTACGATACCACTTATCCGAACGAACCCTTGCCAGTGCTCACGGTGGAATTTCGCAAACAGGGCGGATCGCCAGGGATCAGCTTGGCGCAAGTCATCCCTGACACGGGCGCTGACGCGAGTGCGCTGCCGTGGGCGGATTGTGAACAGTTGGCGCTTGATCCCGGAGAAGGAACCCCTGGCCTAATGGGCGGCGTCGGAGAAACCGCTATACCGACCGTTGTCTTCCAAGCTTGGGCTCATCTTGATGGTAGGGACTACCCGTGTCGGCTCCAAGCCGATTTTACTGGACACGAACGGATCTTGGGCCGAGACGTGCTGAACGAGCTAGAGGTGTTGTTTCGCGGGCCTGCCCGGGAAGTCGTCCTCAATCCATAGCACCGCACGGAGCAGCGTGCGGGCTAACAAAGGCGCGGCACTGGCCCCCGGCCTTGTGGCGGTTTGAGATGAACCCGAGCGGTCATGTTCTGGCCGTGGCCCGTGAGCGCGAGCGTTCGGCCTCCCGGCGATCCACCGGTGCGTGATGCAGGGATCGAAGCAGAGCGGCCTCAGATCATCTTCGTCGCCAAGGCGTACGATGATGCCGTGCGCGAGCGCAAAACCTTAACTAAGAACGACGGGAACTTCTGAGCCGCATGACCAACGACACCTTCAAAGACATCGAGAAGCTCGAAACCGACCTCTGGGAGGCCGCGGACAACCTCCGCGCCAATTCCAAGCTCACCTCCAGCGACTACTTCATGCCCGTGCTGGGCGTGATCTTTCTGCGTCACGCGGCCAACCGCTTCGAGGCCGCTCATCGACAGATCGAGGAAGAACAAGCCAGCGGCAAAATGCCCAAGCGCAAGGTGCTCCCGGCCGACTACCTGCGCCGCCGCGCGCTCTGGTTGCCGGAGTCAGCCCGCTACGACGCCATCATGCAACGGGCGGCCACGAGCGGAGCCGACCTGCCCAAGCTCATCACCGACGCCATGACGGCCATCGAGGCCGAGTTCGAGCCGTTGCTCGGTGTCCTGCCCAAGGACTTCGGCATCTTCGAGCCCAAGGTGCTCGAAGATCTGATGCGCCTGTTCAACAGCGAGCGGATCAAGCAGGCCACAGGCGATGTCTTCGGTCGCATCTATGAGTACTTCCTCGCCAAGTTCTCGATCCAGAAGGCGCACGACAACGGTGAGTTTTTCACCCCGTCCTCGATCGTGCAGACCATCGTCAACGTCATCGAGCCCGATCATAGGGTGGTGTTCGACCCGGCCTGCGGATCGGGCGGCATGTTCGTGCAGTCCAGCCACTTCATCGAGCACGAGGGCGGCGACACCGCTAAGAAGGTCGTCTTCTACGGCCAAGAGAAGAACCGCGACACGATTCGGCTGGCCAAGATGAACCTCGCGGTTCACGGGCTGGAGGGGAAGATCGCCGAGGCCATCACCTACTACCAGGACGAGCACACCCTCGCGGCCAAGTGCGACTTCGTGATGGCCAATCCACCCTTCAACGTCGATCTGGTCGACGCCGAGCGCATCAAGACCGACCCGCGCCTGCCCTTCGGCCTGCCAGGCGTGAACAAGGGCAAGAAGGTCTCGAACGGCAACTACCTCTGGATCTCCTATTTCTGGAGCTACCTGGGAGAGAAGGGCCGCGCCGGCTTCGTCATGTCCTCGCAGGCGTCGAGCGCCGGCCACGGCGAGAAGGAGGTGCGGCAGAAGATCGTCGAGACGGGCGATGTGGACGTGATGATCTCCATCCGCTCGAACTTCTTCTACACCCGCACCGTCCCCTGCGAGCTGTGGCACTTCGACCGGGCGAAAGGTTCTCTTCCCTCGCCCCCATCGGGGGAGAGGGCCAGGGTGAGGGGGCCGGAAACTGTCTTGATGCTCGACGCCCGCAATGTCTACCGCAAGGTCACGCGCAAGATCTACGACTTCTCGCCCGAGCAAATGCGGAACCTCGCCGCCATCGTCTGGCTCTATCGCGGCCAGCGGGTACGCTTCCTCGAGAAAAAGCGACGCCCGCTCATTGATGCACTGGCCGAGTTGACCGAGGCGCACACCGCCTACCAGGGCGACCGCACGTCGCTCGTCGACGACTTGGAGGCATTCGGCAAAGCCACTATCAAGGCTCTGCCTATTGATAACGACGCCCAACACGCCGCGCGCACGGCGTTCGACGGTAACGCCGAGGCGATCCGCGGCCTGATCAAACAGGTGGACCTACTCTACAAGCTCGCCGTGCGCATCGTGGACCTGGGCACCGAGCTCGATAGTCTCCCTCTCCCAGAGGGCCGGGGTGAGGGTTTTGACCGCCGCGCCACGGCCAAGCTGGTGAAGCAGCTCGACGAGGAGCGCAAGGCCGCCGTCGAACAGCTCAAAGCCGCTGTCTACTTCCACCGGCAGGTGGTATGGCTGCAGGACCGCTTCCCGAACGCCGAGCTGCAGGCCGTGCCGGGACTGGTCAAGCTAGTGGACCGCGCGGAGATCGAGGCCGCCGACTGGAGCCTCACCCCCGGCCGCTACGTCGGCGTCGCGCCGCCGGAAGAGGACGAGGATTTCGACTTCGAGCAGACCCTACAAGACATTCATGTGGAGCTTGCCGACCTCAACAAGGAAGCGGTGGAGCTGGCGGTGAAGATTCAGGAGAACTTCGAGGAGTTGGGGGTATGAGCAAAGCAAAACAATTGATACCCGCCGATTACGCTGCCCTGCTGGCCGAAGTGAAAGAGCGTGTCCGATCCGCTCAGTACGCCGCGCTCAAGGTGGTCAACAAGGAGTTGGTCACTCTTTACTGGGACATCGGACGTCTGATTACCAGTCGCCAGGCCGATGCCGCTCACGGGGCCGCTATTGCCGAGCAACTGGCCGCCGACCTGCGACAGGAGTACCCCGGCGTGAGCGGGTACTCCCGCCGCAACGTCTTTTACATGCGTGAATTCTATCTCGCCTACCGGGACAGCTCAAAAGTGCAACCACTGGTTGCACAAATCGGCTGGACCCAAAATCTCATCATCCTGCAGCGCTGCAAAGACCCCCTCGAGCGCGAGTTCTACATCCGCATGACGAAGAAGTTCGGTTGGACCAAGAACGTCCTGATCCACCAGGTCGAGAACCAGAGCTACGAGAAGACCCTGCTGGGCCAGACCAACTTTGACCGTGCCGTCACCCCGGCGATCCGCGCCCAGGCCAAGCTGGCTGTGCGGGACGAATACACGTTCGACTTCCTCGAACTCGGCGACGCGCACAGCGAGCGCGAGCTCGAACGCGCGCTCATCGCCCGCATCGA
The DNA window shown above is from Deltaproteobacteria bacterium and carries:
- the pspA gene encoding phage shock protein PspA, with amino-acid sequence MGIFSRLSDIVNSNLNAMLDKAEDPEKLVRLMIQEMEDTLVELKASCAGVMAAKKKAQREWEETQARAQQWGDKAQLAVNKAREDLAREALLEKRRYRERADALEQELLQCDAMVEQYQADMTQLEDKLSSAREKQRLLVQRHLQAQRRKRAQQGIRRFDNSDALIRFEQFEHRIERMEAEADLVNFGRKPPLEEEFARLEGDEELEKELQALKTASAKKNDATPSAS
- a CDS encoding phage-shock protein, with the protein product MNPGNLAVLLIFGPVLIAVIGTFVLLWKWVSTKQGNQLQADEAKTMQELYQGLSRMEERIEALEAILFERQRKEERK
- a CDS encoding PspC domain-containing protein; protein product: MTRVFHQRRGSLYRSRTGAILGVCKGIARYFDLPVAGTRFFTCILLVFSGFWPVLILYFLAALLMKPEPMVPLETEEEQEFYHSYASSRPMALHRLRRTYDNLDRRLQRMEGVVTSREYDWERRLHR
- a CDS encoding iron-containing redox enzyme family protein — translated: MTTTGAFVEELRSYMREQEKAPLYGKSFFEGVLAGTMDRTALKKWAIQHHYRTGQHIRAFGGIFLNTGLSPLDQKIRRHIVENLIDEETVMGRGDDAHWLLSRRLAEAFGATPEELAHPRVAPAAVDYVDWVIELGRREYGLVTLAAMSIGGESRREDSLERTVKALSEKYGLSREALEFFYAHMGEAEAHGDPVYRLVQEYATTPERQEKIRAALKTWCEKFRAAQEGIFKVAMGVEDGIAAAL
- a CDS encoding amino acid transporter, which codes for MTQSPPTSHRPARRRFQRWLLQGYHKRTAGPHAREHEHHQHPWWRVMCLTGVDYFSTLGYQPGIAFLAAGALSPLATIVLVLLTLFGALPVYSRVAAASPHGEGSISMLASRLSSWRGKLFVLCLLGFAATDFIITITLSAADATAHIIENPFFPDFLHYPVLLTLLLVAILGAVFLKGFSEAIGVAVFLVIAYLTLNCIVVGCGIIELLHHPEAFPQWREVLFASHSSPGMMVAMALLLFPKLALGLSGFETGVAVMPLVQGGGEHLSERIHNTKKLLVAAALVMSVLLISSSFVTTLLIPAAEFVKGGKANGRALAYLAHQYLGEGFGTAYDVSTIAILWFAGASAMAGLLNIVPRYLPRYGMAPEWARASRPLVLVFTAVAFAVTIIFRADVDAQGGAYATGVLMLMCSAAIAVTLAMWGTSWKQWLFALISGVFVYTTITNVIERPEGVKIASFFILATVVVSFVSRILRATELRIEGVELDAKAQQFVAEARRNNMIRVIANHPDKRDALEYRLKEREERKDNLIPTGEPVLFFEVYVEDASEFSDVLKVHGVEVSGYRVLRANSTAVPNAIAGFLLHLRDTTGKIPHIYFDWTEGNPVTYLLKYIVFGEGYTAPVTREILRRAEPNPQQRPTVHVSE
- a CDS encoding Rieske (2Fe-2S) protein gives rise to the protein MPRDNHRHSHIDRPAHDEALPDAQFEEALQQSGHQAFGSWRYIAHEKEIPNPGDFLSRTLAHQPIIIVRGEDGQVRVLLNICQHRHVRVCRQERGNATKFICADHGWVYNTKGNLIGLSGPDGHARRFSERRGLTPVPRMEIYQGAIFASLSPDGESLAAALGQLRGKEA
- a CDS encoding N-6 DNA methylase, producing MTNDTFKDIEKLETDLWEAADNLRANSKLTSSDYFMPVLGVIFLRHAANRFEAAHRQIEEEQASGKMPKRKVLPADYLRRRALWLPESARYDAIMQRAATSGADLPKLITDAMTAIEAEFEPLLGVLPKDFGIFEPKVLEDLMRLFNSERIKQATGDVFGRIYEYFLAKFSIQKAHDNGEFFTPSSIVQTIVNVIEPDHRVVFDPACGSGGMFVQSSHFIEHEGGDTAKKVVFYGQEKNRDTIRLAKMNLAVHGLEGKIAEAITYYQDEHTLAAKCDFVMANPPFNVDLVDAERIKTDPRLPFGLPGVNKGKKVSNGNYLWISYFWSYLGEKGRAGFVMSSQASSAGHGEKEVRQKIVETGDVDVMISIRSNFFYTRTVPCELWHFDRAKGSLPSPPSGERARVRGPETVLMLDARNVYRKVTRKIYDFSPEQMRNLAAIVWLYRGQRVRFLEKKRRPLIDALAELTEAHTAYQGDRTSLVDDLEAFGKATIKALPIDNDAQHAARTAFDGNAEAIRGLIKQVDLLYKLAVRIVDLGTELDSLPLPEGRGEGFDRRATAKLVKQLDEERKAAVEQLKAAVYFHRQVVWLQDRFPNAELQAVPGLVKLVDRAEIEAADWSLTPGRYVGVAPPEEDEDFDFEQTLQDIHVELADLNKEAVELAVKIQENFEELGV